Within the Salvia hispanica cultivar TCC Black 2014 chromosome 4, UniMelb_Shisp_WGS_1.0, whole genome shotgun sequence genome, the region GGAGGATTGAGACACGGACCTGTGTTGGGTATATCataagataaatgaaaatggtagTTGAGCCAAGAATGAGATTCATTCCTCGATTAGAATTTCGAGAGAACACTCAAATTCTCTATATTACTTGACCATTAAGTCATTGGCCAATGCAAAGATATATTCGAttaaagtaattgaatatgaTCGAATGGgtcatttaataaagatgaGATAAAGTGATTGAGCTATTTGGATGACACATAGCAAATCTTAGGCTCAATCGGGTGGTTCGTGAATGAAAGGATATTACTATAAACTTTATGTAAAGGCTTGTTTACCGAATTCACGTAAACGTCCTTCATATATCGAGCTACGCTGCCAACGCAGTCTAGGAGTTTTGTGCAGACTTCGATTAGATCGTCGTCGATAATGAGGGCCTAAAGGGTCACACTATAAGTGTATTTTGATCCGCTCAAGGGTACAAAGTTGGAACTGCGTATTATATCTAATGCTAGTCCAAGTGGGAGATTGAAAGGAAATGGGCTAGAATTAGATTaatatggattaattaattatagttgggctataattatattagtccaTAAGCCCAACAATCATGAAACCCTAGTGACTCTTCATCTATATAATGGTTATTTATTCTCCATTGTGGGGATGAGAAATAGCGtaacattagagagaaaatacgtAAAGCTTTGTAGAGAGAATTCCTAGCATTCTTCTACGGAGCAATTGTACCGGGATAGTTCCTGCATCGGATTGGATTGCACGTGGACCTCGATAGTAGTAGACGAACAAGAGGATTTGAATGGAGACCTTTTTGTTCACGCTGAAGTTTGGAAGGAAGATGAAGCATTGTGCATGTGGTCAGCTTCCAACTTTAATGTTATAGTGCAGTCTATATATTGGAGTAAGTAAGATTGatgttttttcaataaatcactcttcttttttgtgttttcCCCCTCTAATTCTAgttaattttctctctttcgcTTTATTTGAGATGGTTAGGTACAAGTCTAATTGAGATGGTTGAGATAAATATAGATGgttaatttaaatacaattaaGTTATTAACTTGATTTAAATGTTGTGAACCGTTATTTATGTTGTGACACGATGTTACTACACTTAATatgtaaaagtgaaagaaatatataagataaatataaaaactaatttggactttaattattttaaaatttttgggaTAGTGATAATCGTACATAATTGTACGTACATAATcgaacttttttaaaattttatattgaaaatcgatttataaacattaactgatttaaaataaatttcatactaatcattttgcaacactttgaaatttttttgaaaatttaacttaatatttgtatatttaagaaaaaacttattttttttactagatatcgtataattaattcaaatcaacaTCGAAATCATGTTACAGtttgacataaaatttctatatcacttctttcttattgctacatataatataataaataacataaataatttttaagtaaattcaattaaatttaaaaatttaaagatattatGTACATGTACAATAAttgtacatttatcttttctcaaaattctaagataaaatttattactaaccATCAATAAAACTACTAAGATCCATATATATTGAATCCTTGACCCATGCAAGAATAAAACTATGCTGCAAAACTTGTGGCACTTCTACAAATCCCCATATAAAATGGCCAATGTCGGGtgaagaatatttaaaataattgatttcgGTTTGAAAAGGTGTAAATATTGATTAAGATTCAGATTAAATTTGGGCTTTTCAAAAGTGTAGAAGCCCGcctttgaatttattattgagGAGCCCACTAAGGTTGATCTATGGAAcagaaaattaattgaacTATGTATTTTCCCATCGCTCATGCTACAAAATAATCTTCTCTCATTTCATTGAATATTTCTTCTAGttcataaattgataaatgaattatttttgggCATTAGATCCagtaaatttctaaaatattattacaacATATTTTGAACTTAAATGTGGtaaaatgtttgaattttgaacaTTTAGGCCCGTATTCAATAAGaaccaataaaaaatcaacaaagttcataattttggattttgcacgtattttcttttgaatcaaaatacattaattgtatttgtaatatgaGGTTCGGAGATTTTGCAAAATTATCCTGTCTTCAAAGCATGTTGGTAGTTGTCTTATACACTTATCTTGTAGAGTATCCTAGGTAGCTCGTGCCATAGATAAATTTGTCGTATCCATCTTTAGAATCAAAACCTTTTCGACTGGTTCTCATAGCTAGAATGTTCAATAGCTTTAGAGAATgttcattttgtttcttttttccagtatatatacaaaatgaaaGGGTTCACTGGGAAGGATTGGAATAGGCTTTCATATTTCTATTGAAGTGAATGACAGGGTGAAACTTATTGGTTGTTGAATGATAGGATAAAGCTCCTATCGGGCTGATTGGCGTCCGTAGATCGGCGATCAATAAATGCCTGTCGCGGGCAAGTGCCCGTCGAACACGACGGTTTTCTTACTTTGGAGAAGCCAATGAacgataaaataatattaatattcttgATTGCCTTCAAATGATTGCAAtgactcctatttataatgctaataactaacttaatgaacaagaaaacaaagatatgaaaaagatACGTGAATCCCTAAAATatctaaagaaaataatactatgaaatatgcacgtatcaactcccccacggtTGAAATCTACCTTGCCCTCAAGGTGGGAACTTCCGCACAATGAAGAGAGTCGAAAACATCAGCTTTGGTGGGCTCTAAGCTAGGTACTTCACTTGCAATTCTACTTGTGTCATGAACTTTTGTAATGTACattgtgattgattttttcacaaactgataatgatttttctattatttagttCAAACATTATAATTTTGCAACTAAGATTATTTTGTACGAAGTCCAAGTAACAAAAGAATGCttctatatttcattttcttttttaggaATAATTCTAAATAGAGTACGAATTTTCATTCATACATATCCTAACTTAAAAGAAttggaaatagaaaaatagaagacATGTGCTTCTTATGGACTATATATATTGTTCTAAATTACATGCTTGCAAGTAGTAGTTTGTATATTCCCAAATTAAAGACTTGATGTTATCCTATGATAATCACACCAATTAAAGGGAAATGTCTTCGATGGTTATGGCAGGTTCTTTGTCCAGCTAACCCTCCAAGTCCGCTCCCAAACGTACTTATTGGTTGCGACTGTCTTTCGTAGACCACTAATACAAGTCGTTCAGCTCTAAGTGTAAGTaccaatattatataataaataagataactCGATTCAAAGACTAGCCTAGGAGATAGTTCATTTAATCtacaaattaatactccctccgtcctggaTAATTCGGggcactttgaccgggcacgggttttaagaattgtaatgaaaagtgagttgaaaaggttagtggaatgtgggtcctatctttatatattagttttataataaaatgtgagtaggaatgagttagtggaatatggggtccactgccaaaaataataaaagtgaaatggaacAAATTATGTGAgatggaccgaaatgaaaaactgggacgaattatctgggacggagggagtatcacgCCAGTTGCTTTTATAACTAACGTGGAACATTGAGTATGTAATACTTATTGTCGTGTGGGCTTGTGGTGTCAAGGCCCATGGTATTCACTGCGTTCAAGCCCTGATCATACTCGTACtccctttttaaaatataaaaatatattttttctttttcagttaGTACATAAAACTATTTTCTACACACTTAAAAGTAGGTTCACGGTAAGAAGGGTCTACATTCCAccaatttattttccttatattttattactccctctgtcccagagaagttggcacactttcctttttagtttgtcccacaaaagatgtcatatttccctttttggaaagagttctctctcacatgaatataaaaattatattttctctctccatttaacacacaaaacaaaacctcctaaaatcccgtgccattttcaaagtatgccaacttctctgggacggagggagtataaaactaatatacataaatgagactcatattccattaatttattcaatccacacttttttatattttttaaaatccgtgtcataactaaataggACTTCTATTccggaacggagagagtattgtttTCAAACTTGGTGAATTGGTTGCTGAAATGGCCCACACTGGGTGGGCACCACCGCACCAGTTATACTTTGTCAAAATTGTCCTCAATAAACCAGCCTGTCACGCACATTTATTtgtgcatttcattttgaaatattatactagCTCTGATCTCTTAAAttttactacctccgtctcaAACTTTGccccatttttctattttcgtctctcccataaaatttatttcatttcactttttactatttttttagtggacctcatattccactaattcattacttctcatattttattataaaattactacaTTCGTcctccaaattttgacacactttgacccggcacgaattttaagaaatttaatggaaagtgagttgaaaaagttggtggaatgtaagtcctacttttaaagtattaattttatataaaatgtgagtaggaatgagttagtggaatatggggttcACTATCAGAAATGGTAAAaggtgaagtgtgtcaaattttcggggacagaccgaaatagtaaactgtgttaaaatttgggggacggagatagtaatatttataagtaggactcacattccactaattttttcaactcactttctattacatttcttaatatttgggggacggagggagtatcatattttatattttatagaattttttgcagtgaacctcatattccactaattcatatatatttatattttattataaaactaatactctaaatattttattataaaactaatactctaAAAGTAGCAGGATCTActtttttataactttttttcactcattttctattatattttttaaaattcgtgtccaatgaaaatatgacaaattttatgagacagatataataatatggtgaatattttatcaaattaaagaagacCTCGTAAAATGATAGTTGACTATTCCAACAACTAACTGCAACAGCAATAAATCTGTGGTGCTAAAAAAAAGTCGCTAGGCCAAAAGAATTAAGATGGCTGCTTATGCAGCTCTGGTTTCTCTTATGCATATCATAAATGATATTGAAACTCACCCTTCCCCTCCGATTTCTCTCGACAAGAAACAAGTGGAATCTCTCGTAGAAATAGTTACCTTCTTGCAGGAATTTCTCGAGTGCTACAAATCACCCTATGACTACAGCGACGAAGCAGATCCATTGGAGATTCGCATTATGGGTGAGTAGATCTTTTCAAAATGCTTAagcatttaaatatttttgtatgaatattacaaattaattttttgttggtGTTGATTAGAAATGATATGGGTACATGTTGATTAgatgaaatcaaatttggtACATgctctatttttaaataaaatctaatttcttttttgctaaaaaatatCAGAATAACCGAAATAAACTAACCCCTAATTCGCATTGCAGATGCAAGTCATACAGCTGAAGATGTGATTGAGTCCTATATCATTGACACCATTCAAGTTACTTCAGTAGCAACAACTGATGATGGTGCTGATGAACAAATCAGTTGCATCCACTTCTATCAAGATCTGCAAAATGTGATAGAAGAAATTGATTCGATCAAGAAAGAGGTGGCTGGGATCACTAGGGAGAAGGTAGTTCACCATAGAAACTCGGGTTCTGATGATGCCGGTTTAAGATCCAATTCCACTGAGAAGAACCATCGCATGGTAGGGTTTGATGGTGTGCTGCTTGAGCTCTTGGAAAGGCTTGTTAGAGGACGTGCCAGGCGCCAAATCATCCCTATAGTAGGGATGGGTGGCATCGGAAAAACCACTCTTGCAAAAGGTGCGTTTGAACACAAGCTTTGTAAGGAGCATTTTGATATATGTGTTTGGACTACCAT harbors:
- the LOC125217693 gene encoding putative late blight resistance protein homolog R1C-3 → MAAYAALVSLMHIINDIETHPSPPISLDKKQVESLVEIVTFLQEFLECYKSPYDYSDEADPLEIRIMDASHTAEDVIESYIIDTIQVTSVATTDDGADEQISCIHFYQDLQNVIEEIDSIKKEVAGITREKVVHHRNSGSDDAGLRSNSTEKNHRMVGFDGVLLELLERLVRGRARRQIIPIVGMGGIGKTTLAKGAFEHKLCKEHFDICVWTTISQDYNIGETLRQVLTQARGYLSKESEKDLGEILYKYLSGRRYLVIMDDMWSIEVWDKMKFFFPEYNNESRIIVTTRMSNLAAHLTDSNSLVKIEFLDEVSSWTLFSKTVFGEQSFPTHLESIGKKIVEKCNGLPLSIAVVGGLMAKSELTLEYWEHIEKNLTFNSEFRE